From one Asterias amurensis chromosome 10, ASM3211899v1 genomic stretch:
- the LOC139942466 gene encoding ubiquitin carboxyl-terminal hydrolase MINDY-2-like has protein sequence METSGAVDVDSSVSTPDQRALDIAALKENVSSMVAPQSPPAENGASSPNATLTKDSSATPRKDRDTTPGAVGAEASPRSLPSEQAYHVKWIKWRGTSMPIITQNENGPCPLIAIVNVLLLRGTVHIPQMVEMVSATQLVGYLGDCLLDRSLENASEGVQRNREQNIHDAMEIITKLSRGLDVNVKFTGVKEFEYTQECVVFDLLNIVLCHGWLYDPQNSEIVSAVGTCSYNQVVENIISSKSSKSDGTQHQGLVAEQFLQSTAAQLTYYGLCELNETTEEGDLCVFFRNNHFSTLIKHKDVLFVLVTDQGFLTESSIVWETLSSVEGDSHFVDGDFNARPPTRQITPVSNMSPDQQLDTDYLIALSLQEDQQQEATSQEAKLGELQEQDTAGRAMAALSDHELALQLQEQEDMRLAQNLAQEDQQGRPAPPQGDQAAAAQQPHAQVPNSHKDKSCTIL, from the exons ATGGAAACCTCTGGCGCTGTTGATGTAGATTCTTCTGTCTCGACTCCCGACCAGCGTGCACTGGACATTGCGGCTCTCAAGGAGAACGTTAGCTCAATGGTTGCCCCTCAGTCTCCTCCTGCAGAGAATGGAGCATCCTCGCCCAATGCCACCCTAACAAAAGATAGTAGTGCCACCCCAAGAAAAGACAGGGACACAACCCCTGGTGCTGTGGGGG CTGAAGCCAGCCCAAGAAGTCTTCCATCGGAACAAGCCTACCACGTCAAGTGGATCAAATGGCGAGGTACCAGTATGCCGATCATCACACAAAACGAGAATGGTCCCTGCCCGCTCATTGCCATTGTGAATGTGCTCTTACTGCGGGGCACTGTCCATATACCACAGATGGTTGAGATGGTGTCCGCCACCCAGCTAGTCGGTTACCTTGGAGACTGCCTTCTGGACAGATCATTAGAG AATGCATCTGAAGGAGTCCAGCGAAATCGCGAGCAGAACATCCACGATGCGATGGAGATCATCACTAAACTGAGTAGGGGTCTTGACGTTAATGTTAAATTTACCGG ggTTAAAGAGTTTGAATACACCCAAGAATGCGTTGTGTTCGACCTCCTGAATATAGTCTTATGCCACGGCTGGTTGTACGACCCGCAGAATTCAGAAATTGTCTCGGCCGTAGGAACGTGTAGTTACAATCAAGTCGTAGAAAATATCATCTCTAGTAAATCGTCCAAGAGCGACGGCACGCAGCATCAAG GTCTTGTAGCTGAGCAGTTCCTGCAGAGTACAGCTGCCCAGCTAACCTACTACGGTCTTTGTGAACTCAACGAAACCACGGAGGAAGGTGATCTCTGTGTATTCTTCAGAAATAACCACTTTAGCACGTTAATAAAACACAAG GACGTGTTATTTGTCTTAGTCACGGATCAAGGTTTCCTGACGGAGAGCAGCATCGTCTGGGAGACGCTCAGTAGCGTCGAGGGCGACAGTCACTTTGTGGATGGAGATTTTAACGCGCGGCCGCCAACCAGGCAAATCACGCCGGTATCAAACATGTCACCCGACCAACAGCTAGATACAGA TTACCTCATAGCTTTGTCCCTTCAAGAGGACCAACAGCAAGAGGCAACATCTCAAGAAGCTAAGCTGGGAGAGTTACAGGAGCAAGACACTGCCGGACGGGCCATGGCAGCATTATCCGA TCACGAATTGGCTCTGCAACTCCAGGAGCAAGAAGACATGAGATTAGCGCAGAATCTAGCACAAGAAGACCAACAGGGTAGACCTGCCCCGCCCCAGGGCGACCAAGCCGCCGCCGCCCAGCAGCCCCATGCACAGGTGCCTAATAGTCATAAG GACAAATCCTGCACAATATTGTGA